From a single Nicotiana tomentosiformis chromosome 2, ASM39032v3, whole genome shotgun sequence genomic region:
- the LOC138905995 gene encoding uncharacterized protein: MVEKECLAYLDFVRDTSVKTHSVESEEHEQHLRIVLQILREKKLYAKFLKWFDESDESFQKLKTALTTALMVVLPTDLGSYTVYCDASCVGLAVVLIHDKGFEFEAAGVVGVVEVLSHHYLLSSGKANVVADALSMKAERVGSLPFIPTMERSLAMDVQALANRFVRLDTFEPSKVLACAVAQSSLFECIKARHYEDPHFLVLKDKILRGGAKEVVIGDAGVLKLQSQICVLNVDGFGS; the protein is encoded by the exons ATGGTTGAGAAAGAGTGTTTGGCATATCTGGATTTTGTTAGAGATACTAGTGTTAAGACTCATAGtgttga GAgcgaggagcatgagcaacatttgaggatagTGCTTCAGAttctgagggagaagaagttgtatgctaagtttttgaa ATGGTTTGATGAGTCTgatgagagctttcagaagctcaaaactgctttgactacagctctaaTGGTGGTGTTGCCCACAGATTTAGGATcatacactgtgtattgtgatgcttcatgcgTTGGTCTTGCCGTGGTGTTGATACATGATA aaggatttgaatttgaggcagcgggggtggttggagttgttgaagtaTTATCACATCACTATCTTTTATCATCGGGTAAAGCAAATGTGGTAGCGGATGCTTTGAGTATGAAGGCGGAGAGAGTGGGTAGTTTGCCATTTATTCCAACTATGGAGAGGTCTTTGGCTATGGATGTCCAGGCCTTGGCCAAtagatttgtgagattggatactTTCGAGCCTAGTAAAGTTCTTGCTTGTGCTGTTGCACAGTcgtctttgtttgagtgcattaAGGCTCGTCATTATGAggatccccattttcttgtccttaaagaTAAGATATTgcgaggtggtgctaaggaggtggtCATTGGTGATGCTGGTGTATTAAAACTCCAAAGTCAAATTTGTGTTCTTAATGTGGATGGTtttgggagttga